From Cannabis sativa cultivar Pink pepper isolate KNU-18-1 chromosome 8, ASM2916894v1, whole genome shotgun sequence, a single genomic window includes:
- the LOC115701074 gene encoding uncharacterized protein LOC115701074, whose translation MAPNRENLIMVGSSSRENKQENNLTNSCEAPAKLSMESLQRTISDISLELMMTKELASNMEGTDKDDDDHHKNNKDLPAITEEEELAKCECCGMAEECTADYISRLRRKYSGKLVCGICAEAVNEEMEKKGVTREEALKEHMSACSRFNKLGRTHPLLYQAEAVKQILKKSSISGRARSLSPRDYKGINSSQRKSAGVLARSSSCIPTLVKNDLD comes from the coding sequence ATGGCGCCCAACAGAGAAAACCTAATAATGGTTGGCTCATCCTCAAGAGAGAATAAGCAAGAAAATAACTTGACAAATAGTTGTGAGGCGCCGGCAAAGCTCTCAATGGAAAGTCTTCAAAGAACAATATCTGACATCTCACTCGAGCTCATGATGACCAAAGAACTAGCCTCTAACATGGAAGGTACCGACAAAGACGATGATGATCATCACAAAAATAACAAGGACCTCCCGGCCATAACGGAGGAAGAGGAGCTGGCCAAATGCGAATGCTGTGGCATGGCCGAAGAGTGCACGGCTGACTACATAAGCCGCCTACGGCGCAAGTACTCGGGGAAGCTAGTGTGTGGGATTTGCGCGGAGGCGGTGAACGAAGAGATGGAGAAAAAAGGAGTGACAAGAGAAGAGGCGTTGAAAGAGCACATGAGCGCTTGTTCCAGGTTCAACAAGCTTGGCAGGACTCATCCTCTTCTCTACCAAGCCGAAGCTGTCAAACAAATTTTGAAGAAGAGTTCAATAAGTGGTAGGGCTAGGTCTCTCAGTCCTAGGGATTATAAAGGGATTAATTCTTCTCAAAGGAAAAGTGCTGGAGTTCTGGCTAGGAGCTCCAGTTGTATTCCTACCTTAGTTAAGAATGACctagattaa